Genomic DNA from Paenibacillus sp. MBLB1832:
CTGGAATACGAAATTTAATCGTATCGACCCAGAACTTCCCTTCTTCGCTGGAGGCGAAACTGCGATACAGCACAATTAAACCGACCAAGCCAACCAAGAACATCCACCAGTAATGGACAATGGCATCACTGGAGTTCATTACGAATCTAGTAATGAGCGGCAACTGCGATCCTTGCTCCATAAACATGGAAGCGAATGTTGGAACGATCTTCATTAATAGGAAAATGACAACCCCGATGGCAATGAAGAGAACGATAATCGGATACGTCATTGCGGATTTAACCTTCTGAATCGTTTTGTGCTCCTTTTCGTAATGCTCCGCCATACGATCCAGGACCTCGTCCAAATTCCCTCCCGTTTCCCCAGAGGCAATCATATTGACGAACATCGCAGGAAATACTTTCGGATGATCGTCCATTCCTTTCGATAAGGGATGCCCGCTGCGGATCTTCTCGGAAATATCACCCAATGCGGCTTTCAAATATTTGGCCATCGATTGATCTTCCAGAATCGCTACCGCTTGGTCGATTTGAATACCTGCACGAATCAGCGTTGCAAATTGCCGGCAGAAGATAACGAAGTCTTCTAGCTTCACGGCGCGGCCAATATGGATTTCTAAATCCATCTTCGTAGCCTTTTTCTCTTGAATGCTGCGAATGGTCATTCCCTTTCCTCGCAGCTCCGTGATGGCGAGCTGCTTGTTCTGGGCCTTGAGTATCCCTTTCATTTTCTTGCCGTTTTCGTTCACGGCTTCATACGTAAAGTTCGCCAACTTCGTGTTCACCCCCATTCACGGCTTACGCTGATTCCCCACACTTACCGTCTATTCATCTGATACGGCTTTCAAGACTTCTTCAATGGTGGTATGACCTTGTCTAATCTTGAGCAGACCATCATACAGCATGTTTTTGTAACCATGCTTCGTTAAATGCTGCTCCAACTCGCTTACAGGGCGATTTTGTACAATGAGACTGCGCAGCGGTTCATCAACGACGAGCAGCTCGTGTACGGCAATACGTCCGCGATAGCCTGTTTTATTGCAAGTGCCGCAGCCTTTGCCTCGTGTTACCATAACTGGCTTCTCAGTAGATTTGGATCCTATCAATGGAACGACGACGCCAGTTCCTGTGCCAGCAAGCTGTTGCTCACTGCCACCAAGCAAGTCATGAGCTTCAAACATCTTCATTTCATCTTCTCTCGCTGGTACCTGAGCCGCGCATTCACGGCATACGCGCCGAACGAGTCGTTGCGCTACGATACAGGAAAGCGATGAAGCGATGAGATACGAATCAATGCCCATATCCACCAAACGGCTAATGGTGCTAACCGCACTATTCGTATGGATGGTACTTAACACCAAGTGACCCGTTAGTGAGGCGCGTACGGCGATTTCCGCGGTTTCCGCGTCCCGAACCTCCCCTACCATGACAATATTAGGATCTTGACGAAGGATAGAGCGCAGTCCTGAGGCAAAAGTGAGACCGATTTGCGAGTTCACCTGCACCTGCGTTACGCCATTCATCCGATACTCGACAGGATCTTCGACAGTGATGATTTTCACATCATCCACATTGAGTTGACCTAATGCCGAGTACAATGTGGACGTTTTCCCGCTTCCAGTAGGTCCCGATATCAGCATGATTCCATTCGGTTTCTGAATCATTTTGTCGAATTTCACTAAATTAGCATCACTTAGGCCTAATTCAGCAATTTTCTTGATCCCAGCTGACTGATCCAGAATCCGCAGAACGATACTTTCGCCATGGACCGTAGGCAGGGTAGATACCCGGATATCAATGCGACGGTTATCCACTTGCATTTGAATCCGACCATCCTGAGGCAATCGACGTTCCGCGATGTTCAGCTTGGCGATAATTTTCAACCTTGCCGTCAATACGCCTTGCATATGTTTCGGCAGCGCCTTCTCCGTTCGCAGCACACCATCGATCCGATACTTGACGATCAATGATTTCTCTTGAGGATCAACATGAATGTCGGACGCCTTCTGCTGCACGGCGGATTGTATAATTTGATTAACGAGCTTCACAATCGGCGATCCTTGATCGTTCGCTTCTTGCTCCTCATCTTTGATCTCGATTTTGTCTAAGTCGACCATCAACTCATCGACGGATTCTTTCAAGCCGTAATTTTTCGTGATAGCTTGTTCAACCTCTGAGCGAATCGCAATCACAGGTTGTACACTCATATTCGTCGCCATACGAATTTCTTCAATGGCTCCATAGTTTAGCGGATCGACCATTGCGACTTTGATTTTGCCATTTTTACGCTCGATCGGAATGACACAGTGTTTTCTTGCCAACGTTTCTGGAATTAATTGAACCGTTTGCATATCTAATTGCGTCTCATACATATTGACGACTGGAAACCCAAGTTGAAACTCCAGCACTTCGACGAGTTGTCTTTCGGTAATTAGCCCTTTGTCGATCAGAATTTCACCAATCTTCTTTCGGGTGTGCACCTGTTGTTTCAGCCCTTGTTCGAGCTGGTCCTCTGTGATGAGTCCGTTCATGACAAATAGTTCACCTATGCGCATTGGGGGGTCCTCCCTTCTGTTGATAGAGTACGTAACGGATCTGTGCAGCTTCCTTGTTCATACACCTGAATTACGGTGATTTAACCTCTTCCCCCGTTGGTGCCTTGGCGATAATGATCGGATGCGGTGCATAGAAATCTTTATATATCAGCTGGTTCTTACCGTCATTCTTCTCATCATTGAACACTTTGACCAGCAGACCAGGCAGGCCATCACTTCGTTTCACATCGCCTTGTCCAACTAAAGTAAAGTCCGTCACAATCATGTTTTCAGGTGCGAACACTTCTTTACTCACTGTAATTTTAGGAGCCTTCCAATCGCCTTTCGGTTTTCCATTAAGCGTAACTACTGGAGTTTCACCGTTATAAATGACTCCTACTGTTACTGGAACACCAAGCGAGTTATAGAAGGTTAAATCTTTTTTGTCAGGCTGAAAATCAACATCGAAACCGGCAGGTGCATAAGCAGGATTATCTTGATGCGCATATCGCTCACCGATCCCCATACCTGCACGCAGCGCTGCTTCGTATAACAGACTTGCAACATGTGACAGGTCGTCATTTTTTTTCTCCGGCGCCTTACCCTTGCTGACTTCATTCAACCAAGCTTGGTAAGAGAACAACTTGCCTGGATCCAGTTTGATCTCACCTGCAAGTTCCAACCACGCTTTCTCATTCGCATTCACAGGAACAATACTCTGTGCTTGCGAGATCAGTTGAACAGCTCCCGAAGGAGTTGTTGCTGGCGGTGTTGCAGGGGGTGTTGCACTGGGCGGCGTAGAAGCTGCTGGTGTGCTTGCTGGTGTGCTTGTTGGTGCTGTTGATGACGCTGCTGATGGCGTTGGCTTACTGGAAACCTTGGCAGTTGGATCTGCGCCAGCTGCTAACGCAACACCTTTGGTCGATGCTTGCGTGTCTGATTTCCAGAACATCAGACTGGATAATTGATGATCGGAGTTCCATTCGATGAAGCCTGCCTTCGTTAATCCGTAAACCGATCCTGAACCGACAACGCCTAGTAGAAGAACCCATTTAATAGGCTGCAGGATCAAGGCCTTTCTTCTTTGTCTCATAGCCTACCGTCCCTCAAAGCTCGACATTTTCCCTCCCGTTTCGGTGGGATGCCTCAAATATAGACGGTAATGTCGGAAGCGCAAATCATACATAGTGTTTAATTCAAATGACCTAATGCATTTACTGTAATCCGCAAGCCACTTCGACATGAAAATACCTGTTTTATAGGGATTTCAAGCTATTCGGGCAGCAATCTGGGATCCAAAATCAGGATTTTCAACCAAGAGTCGTGCTAAGGAAACGGTTAGGCGTAGTTCTATCGGAGCGCATTTGAAAGCCAATCAGATACCACTGTTTATTTAACACATGTTTAGATGTGTGGAATACCGCGGCATTTCCTCATTTTCCTCGAAAAATGGGTCTTCCGCGTATCCGTATCGACAAAAACTGCATCGCATTTTGTAGAGAGAAGCATCTCCATGGAGGAAATCGCCTGACTCACCCCATGGAATTGGGCTTAGAATCATGGTTCTGGAAGACATCATTGCAAGAATAAAAAAACTTCCACCCCACACGTGTGTGAGATAGAAGTCTTCTTGGAATTATGTATACGCTATATGCGGTATCATGTACTTCATTTCTAACAATTCAGTAATGCATATGTATGACAATCATGCCCTGCTTGCTAAATCGCGCCAAGAACACTAAGAATCAAGGAAGCTTTGGAGTTCACCTTCAGCTTGCGATTGATTTTGGTGACATACACGCGCACCGTATTCTCGCTTATGCCCAGTACCTTGCCAATTTGCTTATAATCGTAATCCAGCAGCCAGTAGGTCGCAACTTCTTTCTCGCGCAGCGTCAGCTTAAAAGCTTTCAACCGTTCCTCCAGCATTTCCTCAATGAACCATGTCTTGCTCTGCAACTCTGTCTTCCGAAGCTCATAC
This window encodes:
- a CDS encoding GspE/PulE family protein, producing the protein MRIGELFVMNGLITEDQLEQGLKQQVHTRKKIGEILIDKGLITERQLVEVLEFQLGFPVVNMYETQLDMQTVQLIPETLARKHCVIPIERKNGKIKVAMVDPLNYGAIEEIRMATNMSVQPVIAIRSEVEQAITKNYGLKESVDELMVDLDKIEIKDEEQEANDQGSPIVKLVNQIIQSAVQQKASDIHVDPQEKSLIVKYRIDGVLRTEKALPKHMQGVLTARLKIIAKLNIAERRLPQDGRIQMQVDNRRIDIRVSTLPTVHGESIVLRILDQSAGIKKIAELGLSDANLVKFDKMIQKPNGIMLISGPTGSGKTSTLYSALGQLNVDDVKIITVEDPVEYRMNGVTQVQVNSQIGLTFASGLRSILRQDPNIVMVGEVRDAETAEIAVRASLTGHLVLSTIHTNSAVSTISRLVDMGIDSYLIASSLSCIVAQRLVRRVCRECAAQVPAREDEMKMFEAHDLLGGSEQQLAGTGTGVVVPLIGSKSTEKPVMVTRGKGCGTCNKTGYRGRIAVHELLVVDEPLRSLIVQNRPVSELEQHLTKHGYKNMLYDGLLKIRQGHTTIEEVLKAVSDE
- a CDS encoding type II secretion system F family protein — encoded protein: MNTKLANFTYEAVNENGKKMKGILKAQNKQLAITELRGKGMTIRSIQEKKATKMDLEIHIGRAVKLEDFVIFCRQFATLIRAGIQIDQAVAILEDQSMAKYLKAALGDISEKIRSGHPLSKGMDDHPKVFPAMFVNMIASGETGGNLDEVLDRMAEHYEKEHKTIQKVKSAMTYPIIVLFIAIGVVIFLLMKIVPTFASMFMEQGSQLPLITRFVMNSSDAIVHYWWMFLVGLVGLIVLYRSFASSEEGKFWVDTIKFRIPVFGIILKKAAVARMARTMSSLFVSAVPVLQALDVTEKVVGNRVIAKVLRDAKDSLQQGKMLSEPIQKSGIFPKMVVQMLIIGEETGQVDNMLAKIADFFEADVDQSVDRLKAVIEPLMLLFVSGIVGVIVAAIMSPMFKMYDNFLN
- a CDS encoding VanW family protein; this translates as MRQRRKALILQPIKWVLLLGVVGSGSVYGLTKAGFIEWNSDHQLSSLMFWKSDTQASTKGVALAAGADPTAKVSSKPTPSAASSTAPTSTPASTPAASTPPSATPPATPPATTPSGAVQLISQAQSIVPVNANEKAWLELAGEIKLDPGKLFSYQAWLNEVSKGKAPEKKNDDLSHVASLLYEAALRAGMGIGERYAHQDNPAYAPAGFDVDFQPDKKDLTFYNSLGVPVTVGVIYNGETPVVTLNGKPKGDWKAPKITVSKEVFAPENMIVTDFTLVGQGDVKRSDGLPGLLVKVFNDEKNDGKNQLIYKDFYAPHPIIIAKAPTGEEVKSP